From Rubripirellula reticaptiva, the proteins below share one genomic window:
- a CDS encoding DUF1552 domain-containing protein, whose protein sequence is MPITTRRSFLRGMGAASLALPWMESVATAAAAKAVPMRMAHFYVPIGVVRRGFFPGEAEHIIPKGNLGGVMKSLGKQNPRFSVTPLTELTPTMQPLEPHRDKINLITGMDRTFQQGTDVHAQCASCYLSSAPPYTIEGTAWPLDRTLDHLVADQIGTATPFPTLEFSCNSHLDNKESIYFDNISWYGTGHLAPSIRDPRKMYHRLFSTDETDRYRDITDLVLEDASTLRRELGYADRHKFAEYFDSIRTIETQMNRLEKMRSELALVTMDEPPEAYLPRGEYIRLMADLMVVALQTGLTNVTTFMVGPERWDTPYKFETLFDKPRSHHQMSHNQTKMIDDLLKVDRFHMQQFAYIVSQLDSIEQADGSTLLDNTLFTYGSGLGDGSTHQYNDLPIIVAGGGSRVQSGQHINLPDGTPLANLWLTQARMLGLDIERFADSTGTVKSLMA, encoded by the coding sequence ATGCCAATCACGACACGACGATCGTTTCTGCGCGGTATGGGTGCCGCATCGCTGGCACTGCCGTGGATGGAAAGCGTGGCTACGGCAGCCGCCGCGAAAGCCGTTCCGATGCGGATGGCTCATTTCTACGTGCCAATCGGAGTCGTGCGTCGAGGCTTTTTTCCTGGCGAGGCAGAACACATCATCCCCAAAGGAAATCTGGGGGGAGTGATGAAGTCACTCGGGAAACAGAACCCAAGATTCAGCGTCACACCACTGACTGAGCTGACGCCAACAATGCAACCGCTGGAACCACACCGTGATAAGATCAACCTGATCACAGGAATGGACCGCACGTTCCAGCAAGGCACCGACGTGCACGCCCAGTGCGCGTCATGTTACCTCAGCAGCGCACCTCCCTACACCATTGAAGGCACCGCCTGGCCGCTGGACCGCACGCTCGATCATTTGGTCGCCGATCAGATCGGCACCGCGACTCCGTTTCCGACGCTGGAGTTCAGCTGCAACAGCCACCTCGACAACAAGGAATCAATTTACTTCGACAATATCTCGTGGTACGGCACCGGGCATTTGGCGCCGTCGATTCGAGATCCGCGAAAGATGTACCATCGCCTGTTTTCGACCGACGAAACGGACCGCTACCGAGACATCACCGACCTCGTACTCGAAGACGCCAGTACGCTGCGTCGTGAACTCGGTTACGCCGACCGGCACAAATTCGCTGAATACTTTGATTCAATACGGACCATCGAGACGCAAATGAATCGTCTCGAAAAAATGCGATCGGAATTGGCGTTAGTGACCATGGACGAACCGCCCGAAGCTTATTTGCCGCGCGGCGAGTATATTCGTTTGATGGCCGACCTGATGGTCGTGGCGCTGCAAACCGGTCTGACAAATGTCACCACGTTTATGGTCGGGCCTGAGCGATGGGACACGCCGTACAAGTTCGAGACACTTTTCGACAAACCACGCAGCCATCATCAGATGTCTCACAATCAGACCAAAATGATTGATGACCTACTGAAGGTGGACCGATTCCACATGCAGCAGTTTGCATACATCGTCAGCCAACTGGATTCCATCGAACAAGCTGACGGATCCACCTTACTGGACAACACCTTGTTCACCTACGGATCTGGGCTGGGCGACGGATCGACGCATCAATACAACGACCTACCGATCATCGTCGCCGGTGGCGGTTCGCGAGTGCAGTCAGGACAACACATCAATCTGCCCGACGGGACGCCACTGGCAAACCTGTGGCTAACCCAAGCACGAATGCTGGGACTCGACATCGAACGTTTCGCCGACAGCACCGGCACCGTGAAATCGTTGATGGCTTAG